One segment of Variovorax sp. V93 DNA contains the following:
- a CDS encoding FAD-binding oxidoreductase yields the protein MSRTEALAHEARRDRLLAGLRADGGSPAAPLALAKRTSNLFRDREAGPRHRIDLGDFDHVIDIDTARSTVEVEGMATYEALVAATLQHGVMPAVVPQLKTITAGGAVAGVGIEATSMRQGLVHHSMLELDVLLPDRRIVHCTPDNAHRDLFFGFPNSYGSLGYALRLVLRTLPVRPCVRVEHIAHASPEDFFAALAEACEGDADFVDGVVFGPRSLVLNIARFEDTAPWLSNYEFERIYYRSLLEMPVDHLSVHDYLWRWDTDWFWCSKNFGAQNPLVRRLFGRSHLNSCSYTRLMRANARWGLAKRLARWRGMHTESVIQDVDIPIAAAPAFLDFLQREIGILPVWVCPVHAPDPDAHFTLYPLAAGMLHVNFGFWDVVETREAHEAGHFNRLIEKEVLRLGGIKSLYSDSFFTRDEFNATYGMAAYEVLKRRYDPDGRAPHLYDKCVLRR from the coding sequence ATGAGCCGCACTGAAGCGCTGGCCCACGAGGCACGCAGGGACCGCCTGCTGGCCGGGCTGCGCGCGGACGGCGGGAGCCCCGCCGCGCCGCTCGCGCTGGCCAAGCGCACGTCGAACCTGTTCCGCGACCGCGAAGCCGGTCCGCGGCACCGCATCGACCTCGGCGATTTCGACCACGTCATCGACATCGACACCGCGCGCAGCACGGTGGAGGTGGAAGGCATGGCGACCTACGAGGCGCTGGTGGCCGCGACGCTGCAGCACGGCGTGATGCCGGCGGTGGTCCCCCAGCTCAAGACCATCACGGCCGGCGGCGCGGTGGCGGGTGTGGGCATCGAGGCGACGTCGATGCGCCAGGGGCTGGTCCACCATTCGATGCTGGAACTCGACGTGCTGCTGCCGGACAGGCGCATCGTCCACTGCACGCCGGACAACGCGCACCGCGACCTGTTCTTCGGTTTTCCGAACTCCTACGGCTCGCTCGGCTACGCGCTGCGGCTGGTGCTGCGCACCTTGCCCGTGCGGCCCTGCGTGCGCGTGGAGCACATCGCGCACGCGAGCCCCGAGGACTTCTTCGCCGCGCTGGCCGAGGCCTGCGAGGGCGATGCCGACTTCGTCGACGGCGTGGTGTTCGGGCCCCGGTCGCTGGTGCTGAACATCGCCCGCTTCGAGGACACTGCGCCCTGGCTGAGCAACTACGAGTTCGAGCGCATCTACTACCGCTCGCTGCTGGAGATGCCGGTCGATCACCTGAGCGTGCACGACTACCTGTGGCGCTGGGACACGGACTGGTTCTGGTGCTCGAAGAACTTCGGTGCGCAGAACCCGCTGGTGCGCCGCCTGTTCGGCCGCTCGCACCTGAACTCGTGCAGCTACACGCGGCTCATGCGCGCGAACGCCCGCTGGGGCCTCGCGAAGCGGCTGGCCCGCTGGCGCGGCATGCACACCGAGTCGGTGATCCAGGACGTCGACATTCCGATCGCGGCGGCGCCGGCCTTCCTCGACTTCCTGCAGCGGGAGATCGGCATCCTCCCGGTCTGGGTCTGCCCGGTGCACGCGCCGGACCCGGACGCGCACTTCACGCTGTACCCGCTGGCCGCGGGCATGCTCCATGTCAACTTCGGCTTCTGGGACGTGGTCGAGACCCGCGAGGCCCACGAGGCCGGGCATTTCAACCGGCTGATCGAAAAGGAAGTGCTGCGGCTGGGCGGGATCAAGTCGCTCTATTCGGACAGCTTCTTCACGCGCGACGAATTCAACGCCACCTACGGCATGGCGGCCTACGAGGTGCTGAAACGCCGCTACGACCCCGACGGCCGGGCCCCGCACCTGTACGACAAATGCGTGCTGCGGCGCTGA
- a CDS encoding L,D-transpeptidase, whose amino-acid sequence MLCAGTSIAGRATPSDLAGAFRSQVDHRLEPPPDEARRYGELALGALAQAGVAPVPQYVALVDRSPNVQAIFIYWLGDGAAPLLVGATAASTGRGGEFDHFETPLGVFEFTTDNPDFRAEGTRNEHGIRGYGTKGMRVFDLGWQQARRLWGRGGDGTMRLQMHATDPDLLEPRLGSVQSKGCIRIPASLNRLLDRFGVLDADYLAAAAQGMPMWVLPTDQTPVEGAGRYLIVVDSGRAERPAWSPAPGSRGASTPAGGR is encoded by the coding sequence ATGCTTTGCGCCGGCACCTCGATCGCGGGCCGCGCTACCCCCTCCGACCTGGCCGGCGCCTTCCGCTCACAGGTGGATCATCGGCTCGAACCACCGCCCGACGAAGCCAGGCGCTATGGCGAGCTGGCGCTCGGCGCACTCGCGCAGGCCGGCGTCGCGCCCGTGCCGCAATACGTCGCACTCGTCGACCGGAGCCCGAACGTGCAAGCGATCTTCATCTACTGGCTGGGCGACGGCGCCGCGCCGCTCCTCGTGGGCGCCACCGCGGCATCGACCGGGCGCGGCGGCGAGTTCGACCACTTCGAGACCCCGCTCGGCGTGTTCGAGTTCACGACCGACAACCCCGACTTCCGCGCCGAAGGCACCCGCAACGAACATGGCATCCGCGGCTACGGGACGAAGGGCATGCGTGTGTTCGATCTGGGATGGCAGCAGGCCCGGCGGTTGTGGGGCCGGGGCGGCGACGGCACGATGCGGTTGCAGATGCATGCCACCGACCCGGACCTGCTCGAGCCGCGGCTCGGCAGCGTGCAGTCGAAGGGCTGCATTCGCATCCCGGCCAGCCTGAATCGGCTGCTCGACCGCTTCGGCGTGCTCGATGCCGACTACCTCGCAGCTGCGGCACAAGGCATGCCGATGTGGGTGCTGCCGACGGACCAGACGCCGGTCGAAGGCGCGGGCCGCTACCTGATCGTCGTCGACTCCGGACGCGCCGAACGGCCCGCCTGGTCGCCGGCGCCCGGATCGCGCGGCGCGAGCACCCCGGCCGGCGGCAGGTGA
- a CDS encoding cation-transporting P-type ATPase, translated as MRDKPLQGLTDAEAAQRLRRDGPNVLPSVSRKGLLRIAWGALTQPMFVLLLAAAALYAVLGDLGEAGMLAVSVLLVGGLSIYQEQRTERVLETLKDLSSPRCTVVRQGRPVRIASRELVRGDCLLVNEGDRLSADARVIEAVGLQVDESLLTGESMPLGKHPGGGVGGGEGRADALLAGSLVVRGDGVAEVTGTGAHTALGAIHRSIAQLAPRASRLQAELQQLVRRVAWLAALTCLAAAAVFALREGSWTQGLLVGLTLAMALIPEEFAVVWSVMLALGAWRLAKSNVLTRQPQAIEALGTITVLCVDKTGTLTRNRMALSALHDGAGECALHDAGEPAAQRFHRLLQAAVRASNADGVEPMDRAVRAAAEAAGLRPDPAWTPGVRRGIREGSPYVVHWWHASGVPGQAVAVKGAAEAVLGLCGADAALAQRLREAADRWSAAGLRVLAVAEGHAPAAGDDAALPEGLRLAPLGLLGFMDPLRDEVPGAVQACRRAGVRVVMITGDASLTARSIARQAGLVDGGAAHVMTGAALAGMDDDALQACVRGVQVFARVDPAQKLRIVRALQQCGEVVAMTGDGVNDAPALKAADIGVAMGQRGTDVAREAASLVLTDDNFASLVDAVRAGRRIFTNLRKALGYLFAVHVPIVGVALIPVVLGGPVLLLPLHVVLLELLIDPACSLVFEAEPAPDDSMDVPPRRKEDTLFSLASAARALALGGLAFAGVALVQWACRERGASPELLRLASLGSIVLGNLLLLLWFRGAGFGRTHANAVFHALLVGVCVVWVLLTGVPGIGAWFGLATLPPHWALWVALPGCWAAWRLFVHSQGR; from the coding sequence GTGCGCGACAAGCCGCTCCAGGGCCTGACCGATGCCGAAGCCGCGCAGCGCCTGCGCCGCGACGGCCCGAACGTCCTGCCCTCCGTTTCCCGCAAGGGCTTGCTGCGCATCGCCTGGGGTGCCTTGACGCAGCCCATGTTCGTGCTGCTGCTGGCCGCCGCGGCGCTCTATGCCGTGCTCGGCGACCTGGGCGAAGCCGGCATGCTCGCGGTGTCGGTGCTGCTGGTGGGCGGACTGTCGATCTACCAGGAGCAGCGCACCGAGCGGGTCCTGGAAACGCTGAAGGACTTGTCCAGCCCGCGCTGCACCGTCGTGCGGCAGGGACGCCCCGTTCGGATCGCGAGCCGCGAGCTGGTGCGCGGCGACTGTCTGCTGGTGAACGAAGGCGACCGCCTGTCCGCCGATGCGCGCGTGATCGAGGCCGTCGGGCTGCAGGTCGATGAGTCCTTGCTCACGGGCGAGTCGATGCCGCTCGGCAAGCATCCCGGCGGCGGTGTCGGCGGCGGCGAGGGCCGGGCGGACGCGCTCCTCGCGGGCAGCCTGGTGGTGCGCGGCGACGGCGTGGCCGAGGTGACGGGCACGGGCGCCCACACCGCGCTGGGCGCCATCCACCGGTCCATCGCGCAGCTCGCACCGCGCGCCAGCCGGCTGCAGGCGGAACTGCAGCAACTGGTGCGCCGGGTGGCCTGGCTCGCGGCCCTCACCTGCCTGGCCGCGGCCGCGGTGTTCGCGCTGCGGGAGGGCTCGTGGACCCAGGGCCTGCTGGTCGGCCTGACGCTGGCGATGGCGCTGATCCCCGAGGAGTTCGCCGTCGTCTGGAGCGTGATGCTGGCGCTCGGCGCCTGGCGCCTCGCCAAGTCGAATGTGCTGACTCGCCAGCCCCAGGCCATCGAGGCCCTCGGCACCATCACCGTGCTGTGCGTGGACAAGACCGGCACGCTGACACGCAACCGCATGGCGCTCTCGGCCCTGCACGACGGTGCCGGCGAATGCGCGTTGCACGACGCGGGCGAGCCTGCGGCGCAGCGCTTTCATCGGCTGCTGCAGGCCGCGGTCCGTGCCAGCAACGCGGACGGCGTCGAACCGATGGACCGGGCCGTGCGCGCGGCCGCCGAGGCCGCAGGCCTGCGGCCGGATCCGGCCTGGACGCCCGGTGTTCGCCGGGGGATCCGCGAGGGCTCGCCCTACGTGGTGCATTGGTGGCACGCGTCCGGGGTGCCCGGCCAGGCGGTGGCGGTCAAGGGCGCGGCGGAAGCCGTGCTCGGGCTTTGCGGCGCCGATGCGGCGCTCGCGCAGCGGCTGCGCGAGGCGGCCGACCGCTGGAGCGCCGCCGGACTGCGCGTGCTCGCGGTGGCCGAGGGCCACGCTCCTGCGGCCGGCGACGACGCCGCGCTGCCCGAGGGCCTTCGGCTCGCGCCGCTGGGCCTGCTCGGCTTCATGGATCCCTTGCGCGACGAAGTGCCCGGCGCCGTGCAGGCATGCCGGCGCGCCGGGGTGCGCGTGGTGATGATCACCGGCGATGCCTCCCTCACGGCCCGGTCGATCGCGCGGCAGGCCGGCCTGGTCGATGGCGGCGCGGCGCACGTGATGACCGGCGCGGCGCTCGCCGGCATGGACGATGACGCGCTGCAGGCCTGCGTGCGCGGGGTGCAGGTGTTCGCGCGGGTCGACCCGGCGCAGAAGCTGCGCATCGTGCGGGCCCTGCAGCAGTGCGGCGAGGTCGTCGCGATGACGGGGGACGGCGTCAACGACGCGCCCGCGCTCAAGGCGGCCGACATCGGCGTCGCGATGGGCCAGCGCGGCACGGACGTCGCGCGCGAGGCCGCCTCGCTGGTGCTGACGGACGACAACTTCGCCTCGCTGGTCGACGCCGTGCGCGCCGGCCGGCGCATCTTCACCAACCTGCGCAAGGCCCTGGGCTACCTGTTCGCGGTGCACGTGCCCATTGTCGGCGTGGCGCTGATCCCGGTCGTGCTGGGCGGGCCGGTGCTGCTGCTGCCGCTGCACGTGGTGCTGCTCGAGCTGTTGATCGACCCCGCCTGCTCCCTGGTGTTCGAAGCCGAGCCCGCGCCGGACGACAGCATGGACGTGCCGCCGCGTCGCAAGGAGGACACGCTGTTCTCGCTCGCCTCGGCCGCGCGCGCGCTGGCGCTCGGCGGGCTTGCGTTTGCCGGCGTGGCGCTGGTGCAATGGGCGTGCCGCGAGCGCGGCGCTTCGCCGGAGCTGCTGCGCCTGGCGAGCCTGGGCTCGATCGTGCTCGGCAACCTGTTGCTGCTGCTGTGGTTCCGCGGCGCCGGCTTCGGACGCACGCACGCCAACGCGGTGTTCCATGCGCTGCTGGTGGGCGTCTGCGTGGTCTGGGTCCTGCTGACCGGCGTGCCGGGCATCGGTGCCTGGTTCGGCCTGGCAACCCTGCCGCCGCACTGGGCCCTGTGGGTGGCGCTGCCGGGCTGCTGGGCGGCGTGGCGCCTTTTCGTTCACTCTCAGGGCCGATGA
- a CDS encoding universal stress protein — MNFRTILVHLDRSDRSPARAALAAQWARSHESHLVGLVPTGLYDGVIPIDAIATGMTDYIADAASHLRLRAEAISREFREDIHASGQLSYEVRLVDGTTVDAVIRHGRASDLVVLGQDDESDAKDTTVHGLVQQVLMEAGRPLLIVPCAGNFSAPAKNAVVTWDGSREAAIAIHAALPALRRASRVTLVSYRHPDEEDDEQRLLMPEMIQFLLRHGIQARAEREVTEIDIADALLSRISDLGADLLVMGGYGHSRFRERVLGGVTRQILAQMTVPVLMAH; from the coding sequence ATGAACTTCAGAACCATCCTCGTTCACCTGGACCGCTCCGACCGCAGCCCGGCGCGCGCCGCGCTGGCGGCGCAGTGGGCCAGGTCCCATGAAAGCCACCTGGTTGGGCTGGTGCCCACGGGCCTGTACGACGGCGTGATTCCGATCGATGCCATTGCCACCGGCATGACCGACTACATCGCCGATGCGGCCAGCCACCTGCGGCTGCGCGCCGAGGCCATCAGCCGGGAATTCAGGGAAGACATCCATGCATCGGGCCAGCTGTCGTACGAGGTTCGCCTCGTCGATGGGACGACGGTCGACGCGGTGATCCGGCACGGCCGCGCGAGCGATCTCGTGGTGCTCGGCCAGGACGACGAATCGGATGCGAAGGACACCACCGTGCACGGCCTGGTGCAGCAGGTGCTGATGGAAGCCGGGCGCCCGCTGCTGATCGTGCCTTGCGCCGGAAACTTCAGCGCCCCCGCGAAGAACGCCGTGGTCACCTGGGACGGTTCGCGCGAGGCCGCGATCGCCATCCACGCGGCCCTGCCGGCGCTGCGGCGCGCATCGCGCGTGACGCTGGTCTCGTATCGGCATCCGGACGAGGAGGACGACGAACAGCGGCTCCTCATGCCGGAGATGATCCAGTTCCTGCTGCGGCACGGCATCCAGGCGAGGGCGGAGCGGGAGGTGACCGAGATCGACATCGCGGATGCGCTGCTGTCGCGCATCTCCGACCTCGGTGCCGACCTGCTCGTAATGGGCGGCTATGGCCATTCGCGGTTTCGCGAACGGGTGCTGGGCGGCGTCACGCGGCAGATCCTCGCGCAGATGACCGTGCCGGTCCTGATGGCGCATTGA
- a CDS encoding bifunctional aminoglycoside phosphotransferase/ATP-binding protein encodes MDTTLVQALRESLQRETGARVELVETHISWVLLTATLAYKLKKPVRFPFVDFASIAARKHFCEEELRLNRRFAPSLYLDVVPVCGAREAPRLGGGGVPIDHVVRMRRFPESSLLRNLLTAGRLEPASLDAFARRLAALQGAAERVVPPSAFGAPDAIVRAAIDVVNQLLVQRSDSRLATLAAWIRERAQALHMAWIARQQGGAVRECHGDLHMANVVLVDGELTAFDCIEFDPMMRRIDVMSDIAFLTMDLKAHGRPDLAFRFLDAWLQHSGDHAGLQVLGFYEVYRALVRAMAAGLGPQAAPAPAGASKPDYLACAAQLAHSPRGRARLLITHGFSGSGKSTIASQLLCAAGAVRIRSDVERKRLFGLDPLARSAERGLAIYGAEATRRTFERLRACARDALLAGYPVIVDAAFLRGAERRSFQGLAAELDLPFAILDCRAGEAVLRRRVAGRNALGMDASEAGLEVLERQLAAHEPLAPDERALAIEVFTEDAVDIASLEARWRAQT; translated from the coding sequence ATGGACACGACACTGGTGCAGGCACTGCGCGAATCGTTGCAGCGGGAGACCGGCGCGCGCGTCGAGCTGGTCGAGACCCACATCTCGTGGGTGCTGCTGACGGCGACGCTCGCCTACAAGCTCAAGAAGCCGGTGCGCTTTCCCTTCGTCGACTTCGCAAGCATCGCGGCGCGCAAGCATTTCTGCGAGGAAGAGCTGCGCCTCAACCGGCGCTTCGCGCCGTCGCTGTACCTGGATGTGGTGCCGGTGTGCGGCGCGCGCGAGGCACCGCGGCTCGGTGGCGGCGGCGTGCCGATCGACCACGTGGTCCGCATGCGGCGCTTTCCGGAGTCGTCCCTGTTGCGCAACCTGCTGACCGCAGGCCGGTTGGAGCCGGCCTCGCTCGACGCCTTCGCGCGGCGGCTGGCGGCGCTGCAGGGCGCGGCCGAGCGCGTCGTGCCGCCGTCCGCATTCGGCGCCCCGGACGCCATCGTGCGTGCGGCCATCGATGTCGTGAACCAGCTGCTCGTGCAGCGCAGCGACAGCCGTCTCGCGACCCTGGCCGCATGGATCCGCGAACGGGCGCAGGCGCTGCACATGGCCTGGATCGCGCGCCAGCAGGGTGGCGCGGTGCGCGAATGCCATGGCGACCTGCACATGGCCAATGTCGTCCTGGTGGACGGCGAACTCACTGCCTTCGATTGCATCGAGTTCGACCCCATGATGCGCCGGATCGACGTGATGAGCGACATCGCATTCCTCACCATGGACCTGAAGGCCCATGGCCGCCCCGATCTCGCGTTCCGCTTCCTGGATGCGTGGCTGCAGCACAGCGGCGACCATGCGGGCCTGCAGGTGCTCGGCTTCTACGAGGTGTACCGGGCGCTGGTGCGCGCCATGGCTGCGGGCCTGGGGCCGCAGGCCGCGCCGGCTCCGGCCGGCGCATCGAAGCCCGACTACCTGGCCTGCGCCGCGCAGTTGGCGCACAGCCCGCGGGGGCGCGCGCGCCTGCTGATCACGCACGGGTTCTCGGGTTCCGGCAAGTCGACCATCGCCTCGCAGCTGCTGTGCGCCGCGGGCGCGGTGCGCATCCGTTCGGACGTGGAGCGCAAGCGCCTGTTCGGCCTCGATCCACTCGCCCGCTCCGCCGAGCGGGGCCTGGCCATCTACGGTGCGGAGGCCACCCGGCGGACCTTCGAGCGGCTGCGGGCCTGCGCGCGCGATGCACTGCTCGCGGGCTATCCGGTGATCGTGGATGCGGCCTTCCTGCGCGGTGCGGAGCGGCGCAGTTTCCAGGGGCTGGCGGCTGAACTCGACCTGCCTTTCGCGATCCTGGACTGCCGGGCCGGCGAAGCCGTGCTGCGCCGCCGCGTGGCCGGACGCAATGCCTTGGGCATGGATGCGTCGGAGGCCGGCCTCGAGGTGCTGGAGCGCCAGCTCGCGGCGCACGAGCCGCTGGCGCCCGACGAGCGCGCGCTGGCCATCGAGGTCTTCACCGAGGACGCGGTGGATATCGCCTCGCTCGAGGCGCGCTGGCGTGCGCAGACCTGA